Proteins encoded in a region of the Pseudomonas putida genome:
- the ybgF gene encoding tol-pal system protein YbgF, with protein sequence MRMCRRVVTVLALSLPLAAWAEVPVVDDNAGSYPPAGYGTSGAYAGSGASAPASAQGQLFMQLQQMQDQLSRQQGIIEELQNDVSRMKQENLERYQDLDRRINSGAAPAATPDNSTGGGASNAAPDAAAGAAAQQPAASSEPGDPAKEKLYYDAAFDLIKQKDFDKASQAFNAFLRKYPNSQYAGNAQYWLGEVNLAKGDLPGASQAFAQVSQKYPKHSKVPDSLYKLADVERRMGHTDKVKGILQQVITQYPGTSAAQLAQRDLQKL encoded by the coding sequence ATGCGTATGTGCCGCCGTGTAGTAACCGTCCTCGCACTCAGCCTGCCGCTCGCGGCCTGGGCTGAGGTCCCTGTAGTAGATGACAACGCAGGCAGCTATCCGCCTGCGGGTTATGGCACGAGCGGCGCCTATGCCGGGTCAGGGGCTTCGGCCCCTGCCTCTGCACAGGGCCAGCTGTTCATGCAGCTGCAACAGATGCAGGATCAGCTTTCCCGCCAGCAAGGCATCATCGAAGAGCTGCAAAACGATGTGTCGCGCATGAAGCAGGAAAACCTGGAGCGTTACCAGGACCTGGACCGTCGCATCAACAGTGGCGCTGCGCCTGCCGCAACCCCTGACAATTCCACCGGTGGTGGTGCGTCCAATGCCGCCCCGGATGCAGCAGCAGGTGCTGCTGCGCAACAACCGGCCGCCAGTAGCGAGCCCGGTGATCCGGCGAAAGAAAAGCTTTACTACGATGCTGCTTTCGACCTGATCAAACAGAAAGACTTCGACAAGGCCAGCCAGGCGTTCAACGCATTCCTGCGCAAGTACCCAAACAGCCAGTACGCCGGCAACGCGCAGTACTGGTTGGGTGAAGTGAACCTGGCCAAGGGTGACCTGCCAGGCGCAAGCCAGGCCTTCGCTCAAGTAAGTCAGAAGTATCCGAAGCACAGCAAGGTGCCCGATTCACTGTACAAACTGGCCGATGTCGAGCGCCGTATGGGGCATACCGACAAGGTCAAGGGCATCCTGCAGCAGGTTATTACCCAGTACCCCGGCACCTCGGCCGCGCAACTGGCTCAGCGTGACCTGCAGAAGCTCTGA
- the pal gene encoding peptidoglycan-associated lipoprotein Pal — protein sequence MEMLKFGKFAALALAMAVAVGCSSKGGDNAGEGAAVDPNAGYGANTGAVDGSLSEEAALRAITTFYFEYDSSDLKPEAMRALDVHAKDLKSNGNRVVLEGNTDERGTREYNMALGERRAKAVQRYLVLQGVSPAQLELVSYGEERPVATGNDEQSWAQNRRVELRK from the coding sequence ATGGAAATGCTGAAGTTTGGTAAATTTGCTGCGCTGGCTCTGGCCATGGCTGTAGCTGTAGGTTGCTCCTCGAAGGGCGGTGATAACGCAGGCGAAGGCGCTGCTGTAGATCCTAACGCTGGCTACGGTGCCAACACTGGCGCTGTTGACGGTTCCCTGAGCGAAGAAGCCGCCCTGCGCGCAATCACCACCTTCTACTTCGAATACGACAGCTCGGACCTGAAGCCAGAAGCCATGCGCGCTCTGGACGTTCACGCCAAGGACCTGAAGTCCAACGGCAACCGCGTTGTTCTGGAAGGCAACACCGACGAGCGCGGCACCCGCGAGTACAACATGGCTCTGGGTGAGCGTCGTGCGAAAGCCGTTCAGCGCTACCTGGTTCTGCAGGGCGTTTCCCCTGCTCAGCTGGAACTGGTTTCCTACGGCGAAGAGCGTCCAGTTGCCACCGGCAACGACGAGCAGTCCTGGGCTCAGAACCGTCGCGTAGAACTGCGTAAGTAA
- the tolB gene encoding Tol-Pal system beta propeller repeat protein TolB, which yields MLCCVAGMAVAEEKNILVTSGSDRATPIAVVPFGLQGGSVLPEDIADIIGNDLRNSGYYSPIPRQNMISQPSQASEVIFRDWKALGAQYVMVGSIVPSGGRLQVQYALFNVATEQQVLTGSVAGSTDQLRDMAHYIADQSFEKLTGIKGAFSTRMLYVTAERFSTNNTRYTLQRSDYDGARAVTLLQSREPILSPRFAPDGKRIAYVSFEQKRPRIFIQNIDTGRREQVTNFEGLNGAPAWSPDGSRLAFVLSKDGNPDIYVMNVASRQISRVTAGPGINTEPFWGKDGNTLYFTSDRGGKPQIYKQSVSGGGAERVTFVGNYNANPKLSADEKTLVMIHRQQGFTNFKVAAQDLQRGSVKILSETSLDESPTVAPNGTMLIYATRQQGRGVLMLVSLNGRVRLPLPTAQGEVREPSWSPYLN from the coding sequence ATGCTGTGCTGCGTGGCAGGCATGGCGGTGGCAGAGGAAAAGAACATCCTGGTCACCAGTGGCAGTGACCGGGCTACACCCATCGCGGTAGTGCCGTTCGGCCTGCAGGGCGGCAGCGTGCTGCCCGAAGACATCGCCGACATCATCGGCAACGACCTGCGCAACTCCGGTTACTACTCGCCGATTCCGCGGCAGAACATGATCAGCCAGCCGTCGCAGGCCAGCGAAGTGATCTTCCGTGACTGGAAAGCGCTGGGTGCCCAGTACGTGATGGTCGGCAGCATCGTGCCGTCGGGCGGTCGCCTGCAGGTGCAGTACGCGCTGTTCAACGTCGCCACCGAGCAGCAAGTGCTGACCGGTAGCGTGGCGGGCAGCACCGACCAGCTGCGCGACATGGCGCACTACATTGCCGACCAGTCGTTCGAGAAGCTCACCGGCATCAAGGGGGCGTTCTCTACCCGCATGCTGTACGTGACGGCCGAGCGCTTCTCCACCAACAACACCCGTTACACCCTGCAGCGTTCGGACTACGACGGTGCGCGTGCGGTAACCCTGCTGCAGTCGCGTGAACCAATCCTGTCGCCGCGCTTTGCGCCGGATGGCAAGCGTATCGCCTACGTTTCGTTCGAGCAGAAGCGCCCGCGTATCTTCATTCAGAACATCGATACCGGTCGCCGCGAGCAGGTGACCAACTTCGAAGGCCTGAACGGCGCGCCAGCCTGGTCGCCGGACGGTTCGCGCCTGGCGTTCGTGCTGTCCAAGGACGGCAACCCGGACATCTACGTGATGAATGTGGCTTCGCGCCAGATCAGCCGTGTGACTGCCGGCCCAGGTATCAATACCGAGCCGTTCTGGGGTAAGGATGGCAACACCCTTTACTTCACTTCCGACCGTGGCGGCAAACCGCAGATCTATAAACAGTCGGTCAGTGGTGGCGGTGCCGAGCGTGTAACGTTCGTGGGTAACTACAACGCCAACCCGAAACTTTCGGCAGACGAAAAGACCCTGGTGATGATCCATCGCCAACAGGGCTTTACCAACTTCAAAGTGGCGGCACAGGACTTGCAGCGCGGAAGTGTAAAGATTCTGTCTGAAACAAGTCTTGATGAGTCTCCCACTGTCGCGCCAAACGGCACCATGCTAATCTACGCCACCCGCCAGCAGGGCCGGGGAGTCTTGATGCTCGTGTCGCTTAATGGCCGCGTGAGGCTCCCACTTCCTACCGCTCAAGGCGAAGTCAGAGAACCGTCCTGGTCCCCTTACCTGAACTGA
- the tolR gene encoding protein TolR — translation MARVRHKRKPVAEMNVVPYIDVMLVLLVIFMVTAPMLNQGVKVDLPKVSSEALPQDNNVQILTISIKADKTYYWNLGSEVDTDKQMDKAMTLPDMTNAVTKIIAAGRDQGKQTQVFIRGDKAVDYGAVMGAMGGLQKAGVGNVGLITEAP, via the coding sequence ATGGCCCGAGTTCGCCACAAACGCAAGCCCGTCGCCGAGATGAACGTGGTGCCCTACATCGACGTGATGCTGGTGCTGCTGGTCATCTTCATGGTGACGGCGCCCATGCTCAACCAGGGCGTGAAGGTCGACCTGCCCAAGGTTTCCAGCGAAGCCTTGCCGCAGGACAACAACGTCCAGATCCTCACCATCTCCATCAAGGCCGATAAAACCTACTACTGGAACCTTGGCAGCGAAGTCGATACCGACAAGCAGATGGACAAGGCCATGACCTTGCCTGACATGACCAATGCAGTGACCAAGATCATTGCTGCCGGCCGTGACCAGGGCAAGCAAACCCAGGTGTTCATTCGTGGCGACAAGGCTGTCGACTATGGCGCGGTCATGGGTGCCATGGGCGGGTTGCAGAAGGCCGGTGTCGGTAACGTTGGCCTGATTACCGAGGCGCCCTGA
- the ybgC gene encoding tol-pal system-associated acyl-CoA thioesterase, with translation MRAQNQLEPFAHRCRVYYEDTDAGGVVYYVNYLKFMERARTERLRHLGFSQSQLAEDNLLFVVHSSEARYHAPARLDDELRVTAQVLELNRASLRFVQQVWREKDDTLLCEGQFLVAAVRADTFKPQPYPPSCAKPLWRTARVINRMQENKRGS, from the coding sequence ATGCGCGCGCAAAATCAGCTCGAACCGTTCGCACACCGTTGTCGCGTCTATTACGAAGATACCGATGCGGGCGGCGTGGTGTATTACGTCAACTACCTGAAATTCATGGAGCGCGCGCGCACCGAACGCCTGCGGCACCTGGGCTTTTCCCAGTCGCAACTGGCCGAAGACAACCTGCTGTTCGTGGTTCATTCCAGCGAAGCGCGGTATCACGCGCCGGCGCGGCTTGATGACGAACTGCGGGTGACCGCGCAAGTACTTGAACTCAATCGCGCCAGCTTGCGCTTCGTGCAGCAGGTCTGGCGGGAAAAGGATGACACGCTGCTTTGCGAAGGGCAGTTCCTGGTGGCCGCCGTGCGCGCCGACACTTTCAAACCCCAGCCATACCCCCCCAGCTGCGCGAAGCCTTTATGGCGGACGGCTCGGGTAATCAATCGAATGCAGGAGAATAAGCGTGGAAGCTAA
- the ruvB gene encoding Holliday junction branch migration DNA helicase RuvB — translation MIEADRLIAASGRDREEVQDRAIRPLSLDDYIGQPVVREQMALFIQAARGRSESLDHTLIFGPPGLGKTTLANIIAHEMGVSVKSTSGPILERPGDLAAMLTNLEPHDVLFIDEIHRLSPVVEEVLYPAMEDFQLDIMIGEGPAARSIKLDLPPFTLVGATTRAGMLTNPLRDRFGIVQRLEFYSDKDLATIVSRSANILGLAIEDLGAYEIARRARGTPRIANRLLRRVRDYAEVRGKGQITKAVADMALNLLDVDERGFDHSDRRLLLTMIEKFDGGPVGVDNLAAAISEERHTIEDVLEPYLIQQGYIMRTPRGRVVTRHAYLHFGLNIPGRLGEGGDFSEPGDE, via the coding sequence GTGATCGAAGCCGACCGCCTGATCGCCGCCAGTGGCCGCGACCGCGAAGAGGTCCAGGACCGTGCGATTCGCCCGCTGAGCCTGGACGATTATATCGGCCAGCCGGTGGTGCGCGAGCAGATGGCGCTGTTCATCCAGGCGGCGCGTGGCCGCAGCGAGTCGCTCGATCACACGCTGATCTTTGGCCCGCCAGGCCTGGGCAAGACCACCCTGGCCAACATCATCGCCCATGAAATGGGCGTGTCGGTGAAGAGCACCTCGGGGCCTATTCTGGAACGCCCTGGCGACCTGGCAGCCATGCTGACCAACCTCGAGCCGCACGATGTGCTGTTCATCGACGAAATCCATCGGCTGTCGCCGGTCGTCGAAGAGGTGTTGTACCCGGCCATGGAGGATTTCCAGCTCGACATCATGATTGGCGAAGGCCCGGCGGCGCGTTCGATCAAGCTGGACCTGCCACCGTTCACCCTGGTGGGCGCTACCACCCGTGCCGGCATGCTCACCAACCCGTTGCGTGACCGCTTCGGTATCGTCCAGCGCCTGGAGTTCTACAGCGACAAGGACCTGGCCACCATCGTCAGCCGTTCGGCCAACATCCTTGGCCTGGCCATCGAAGACCTCGGCGCCTACGAGATCGCTCGCCGCGCTCGGGGTACGCCGCGTATCGCCAACCGCCTGCTGCGCCGGGTACGCGACTACGCCGAAGTACGCGGCAAGGGCCAGATCACCAAGGCCGTGGCCGACATGGCGCTGAACCTGCTGGACGTGGACGAGCGTGGTTTCGATCATTCCGACCGCCGCCTGCTGTTGACCATGATCGAAAAATTCGATGGCGGCCCGGTGGGCGTGGACAACCTGGCCGCGGCCATCAGCGAAGAGCGTCATACCATCGAGGATGTGCTTGAGCCGTACCTGATCCAGCAGGGCTACATCATGCGTACGCCGCGCGGCCGCGTGGTCACCCGGCATGCCTACCTGCACTTTGGCCTGAATATTCCCGGGCGCTTGGGGGAGGGTGGTGATTTTTCCGAGCCAGGCGATGAATGA
- the ruvA gene encoding Holliday junction branch migration protein RuvA, which yields MIGRLRGTLAEKQPPHLIIDVNGVGYELEVPMTTLYRLPKVGEAVTVHTHLVVREDAHLLYGFAEKRERELFRELIRLNGVGPKLALALMSGLEVDELVRCVQAQDTSALVRVPGVGKKTAERLLVELKDRFKAWETSPAMFTLVSDGPLPVASESSAEADAVSALVSLGYKPQEASKAIAAIKDKAGLSSEELIRRSLKGMITK from the coding sequence GTGATTGGACGTTTGCGCGGCACCCTGGCGGAAAAACAGCCGCCGCACCTGATTATCGACGTCAACGGCGTGGGATACGAACTGGAAGTTCCCATGACCACGCTGTACCGTCTGCCCAAGGTGGGCGAAGCCGTCACCGTGCATACCCACCTGGTCGTGCGCGAAGACGCCCACCTGCTCTATGGCTTTGCCGAAAAGCGCGAGCGCGAGTTGTTCCGCGAGCTGATCCGCCTGAACGGCGTGGGGCCGAAGCTGGCCCTGGCGCTGATGTCCGGGCTGGAAGTGGACGAACTGGTGCGCTGCGTGCAAGCCCAGGACACCTCGGCCCTGGTGCGCGTGCCCGGTGTTGGCAAAAAAACCGCCGAACGCTTGCTGGTCGAGCTCAAGGACCGCTTCAAAGCCTGGGAGACGTCACCGGCCATGTTCACCCTGGTGTCCGACGGGCCGTTGCCGGTCGCCAGCGAGTCCAGCGCCGAGGCCGATGCGGTCAGTGCCCTGGTCTCGCTCGGCTACAAGCCGCAGGAAGCCAGCAAGGCAATCGCTGCGATCAAGGACAAGGCCGGCTTGAGCAGTGAAGAACTGATCCGCCGCAGCCTGAAAGGGATGATAACCAAGTGA
- a CDS encoding YebC/PmpR family DNA-binding transcriptional regulator: MAGHSKWANIKHRKERQDAKRGKVFTKWIRELTVAAKQGGPDPASNPRLRLALDKALGANMSRDIIDRAVARGAGTNESDNVEELSYEGYGPGGVAIMVEAMTDNRNRTAAAVRHAFTKCGGNLGTDGSVAYLFERKGQISFAPGVEEDALMEAAMEADADDVVANDDGSFEVFTSFNSFYAVRNALEEAGFKAADAEIVMQPTTSAELDQDGAEKVLKLIDMLEDLDDVQNVYSNAQISDEIMDNLG, translated from the coding sequence ATGGCTGGTCATTCCAAGTGGGCGAACATCAAGCACCGCAAAGAGCGCCAGGATGCCAAGAGAGGCAAGGTCTTCACCAAGTGGATCCGTGAGCTGACGGTAGCTGCCAAGCAAGGCGGCCCTGACCCGGCATCCAACCCGCGCTTGCGCCTGGCGCTGGACAAGGCGCTGGGCGCCAACATGAGTCGCGACATCATCGACCGCGCCGTGGCCCGTGGCGCTGGCACCAATGAAAGCGACAACGTCGAAGAGCTCAGCTACGAAGGTTACGGCCCCGGTGGCGTGGCGATCATGGTCGAAGCCATGACCGACAACCGCAACCGTACTGCCGCCGCCGTGCGCCATGCCTTTACCAAGTGCGGTGGCAACCTGGGCACCGACGGTTCGGTGGCCTACCTGTTCGAGCGCAAGGGGCAGATCAGCTTTGCCCCGGGCGTTGAAGAAGACGCGTTGATGGAAGCGGCAATGGAGGCCGATGCCGACGACGTGGTGGCCAACGATGACGGCTCGTTCGAGGTGTTCACTTCGTTCAATAGCTTCTATGCCGTGCGTAACGCGCTGGAAGAGGCTGGCTTCAAGGCCGCTGACGCGGAAATCGTCATGCAGCCGACCACCAGCGCCGAACTTGACCAGGACGGTGCGGAAAAGGTGCTCAAGCTGATCGACATGCTCGAAGACCTGGACGACGTGCAGAACGTCTACTCCAACGCCCAGATTTCCGATGAGATCATGGATAACCTCGGCTAA
- the aspS gene encoding aspartate--tRNA ligase: MMRSHYCGQLNESLDGQEVTLCGWVHRRRDHGGVIFLDIRDREGMAQVVFDPDRAETFAAADRVRSEYVVQITGKVRKRPDGAVNANMASGAIEILGYQLNVLNEAETPPFPLNEYSDVGEETRLRYRFIDLRRPEMADKLRLRSRITSSIRRFLDENGFLDVETPILTRATPEGARDYLVPSRTHAGSFFALPQSPQLFKQLLMVAGFDRYYQIAKCFRDEDLRADRQPEFTQIDIETSFLDESEIMGLTESMIRKLFKEVLDLEFGEFPHMTFEEAMRRYGSDKPDLRNPLELVDVADQLKDVDFKVFAGPANDPKCRVTALRLPGGASMPRSKIDEYTKFVGIYGAKGLAYIKVNERAKGVEGLQSPIVKNIPEANLNNILDRVGAVDGDIVFFGADKFKVVSEALGALRIRLGHDFELLTCEWAPMWVVDFPMFEENEDGSFTALHHPFTAPKCTPEELEANPATALSRAYDMVLNGTELGGGSIRIHRKEMQQAVFRLLGIEAEEQEEKFGFLLDALKFGAPPHGGLAFGLDRLVMLMTGAQSIREVIAFPKTQSAACVMTQAPGLVDAKALRELHIRLREQTKVE, translated from the coding sequence ATGATGCGCAGCCATTATTGCGGCCAACTGAACGAGAGCCTGGACGGCCAGGAAGTCACCCTTTGCGGCTGGGTCCATCGTCGCCGCGACCACGGCGGGGTGATCTTCCTCGACATCCGTGACCGCGAAGGCATGGCCCAGGTCGTGTTCGACCCTGATCGCGCCGAAACCTTCGCCGCTGCCGACCGTGTGCGCAGCGAATACGTCGTGCAGATCACCGGCAAGGTCCGCAAGCGCCCTGACGGTGCGGTGAATGCCAACATGGCGTCTGGTGCAATCGAGATCCTCGGCTACCAGCTGAACGTGCTCAACGAAGCAGAAACCCCGCCGTTCCCGCTGAACGAATACTCCGACGTCGGCGAGGAAACCCGCCTGCGTTACCGCTTCATCGATCTGCGTCGCCCGGAAATGGCCGACAAGCTGCGCCTGCGCTCGCGCATCACCAGCAGCATTCGTCGCTTCCTCGACGAAAATGGTTTCCTCGACGTCGAAACCCCGATCCTCACCCGTGCTACCCCGGAAGGTGCGCGTGACTACCTGGTGCCAAGCCGTACCCACGCCGGTAGCTTCTTCGCTCTGCCGCAGTCGCCACAGCTGTTCAAGCAGCTGCTGATGGTCGCCGGTTTCGACCGCTACTACCAGATCGCCAAGTGCTTCCGTGACGAGGACCTGCGGGCCGACCGCCAGCCGGAATTCACCCAGATCGACATCGAGACCAGCTTCCTCGATGAAAGCGAGATCATGGGCTTGACCGAAAGCATGATCCGCAAGCTGTTCAAGGAAGTGCTGGACCTGGAGTTCGGCGAATTCCCGCACATGACCTTCGAAGAGGCCATGCGCCGCTATGGCTCCGACAAGCCAGACCTGCGTAACCCGCTGGAACTGGTCGACGTTGCCGACCAGTTGAAGGATGTCGACTTCAAAGTATTCGCCGGCCCGGCCAACGATCCGAAGTGCCGCGTTACCGCCCTGCGTCTGCCAGGCGGTGCGAGCATGCCGCGCAGCAAGATCGACGAGTACACCAAGTTCGTCGGCATTTACGGTGCCAAGGGCCTGGCCTACATCAAGGTCAACGAGCGTGCCAAGGGCGTCGAAGGCCTGCAGTCGCCGATCGTCAAGAACATCCCTGAAGCCAACCTCAACAACATCCTCGACCGCGTGGGTGCTGTAGATGGCGACATCGTGTTCTTCGGCGCCGACAAGTTCAAGGTGGTCAGCGAAGCCCTGGGCGCGCTGCGTATCCGCCTGGGTCACGACTTCGAGCTGCTGACCTGCGAGTGGGCACCGATGTGGGTCGTCGACTTCCCGATGTTCGAAGAGAACGAAGACGGTAGCTTCACCGCGCTGCACCACCCGTTTACCGCGCCCAAGTGCACCCCGGAAGAGCTGGAGGCCAACCCGGCCACGGCCCTGTCCCGTGCCTACGACATGGTCCTGAACGGCACCGAGCTGGGTGGCGGCTCGATCCGTATCCACCGTAAAGAGATGCAACAGGCGGTATTCCGCCTGCTGGGTATCGAGGCAGAAGAACAGGAAGAGAAGTTCGGCTTCCTGCTCGACGCCCTGAAATTCGGCGCACCGCCCCACGGCGGCCTGGCCTTCGGCCTGGACCGCCTGGTCATGCTGATGACCGGCGCCCAGTCGATCCGTGAAGTGATCGCGTTCCCGAAAACCCAGAGCGCTGCATGCGTCATGACCCAGGCCCCTGGCCTGGTCGACGCCAAGGCCCTGCGCGAGCTGCACATCCGACTGCGCGAACAGACCAAGGTCGAGTAA
- a CDS encoding FmdB family zinc ribbon protein: MPLYDYQCASCEHRMEVLQKISAAPLVDCPACQAPALKKLLSVPGFRLSGNGWYETDFKTGAKKNLAGGDKAD; this comes from the coding sequence ATGCCCCTTTATGACTATCAATGTGCGTCCTGCGAGCACCGCATGGAAGTGCTGCAGAAGATCAGCGCCGCGCCGCTGGTCGATTGCCCGGCCTGCCAGGCGCCGGCACTGAAAAAGCTGCTGTCGGTGCCAGGCTTCCGCCTGAGCGGTAATGGTTGGTACGAAACCGACTTCAAGACCGGGGCGAAAAAGAATCTGGCAGGCGGCGACAAGGCCGACTGA
- a CDS encoding ribbon-helix-helix domain-containing protein — protein sequence MMQASKRSIGQGSWPAKQCIDPFKADFDMLQAQPVSRSVRLNGFSTCLRLEAVYWGILERIAAANRCSVSAVLSYVDREVHLRQGGVRNFSGLIRVICVAWLLNPPSAR from the coding sequence ATGATGCAAGCGAGCAAACGTAGTATTGGCCAGGGGAGTTGGCCCGCAAAACAATGCATCGATCCGTTCAAGGCGGATTTCGACATGTTGCAGGCCCAGCCGGTGTCGCGCTCGGTGCGGCTCAACGGCTTTTCCACGTGTCTGCGCCTGGAGGCCGTCTACTGGGGTATCCTGGAGCGCATCGCCGCTGCCAACCGCTGCTCGGTCAGTGCCGTGTTGTCCTACGTGGACCGCGAAGTGCACCTGCGCCAGGGTGGGGTGCGCAACTTCAGCGGGCTGATCCGGGTCATCTGCGTGGCGTGGCTTCTGAACCCGCCAAGTGCGCGCTGA
- a CDS encoding Dps family protein, which yields MAIDIGISEEDRKSIVDGLSRLLSDTYVLYLKTHNFHWNVTGPSFRTLHLMFEEQYNELALAVDSIAERIRALGFPAPGSYAFYARHSSIKEEEGVPPADEMIRQLVQGQEAVVRTARSIFPVVDKVSDEPTADLLTQRMQVHEKTAWMLRVLLDGK from the coding sequence ATGGCAATCGATATCGGTATCAGTGAAGAAGATCGCAAGTCCATCGTCGATGGGCTGTCCCGTCTGTTGTCGGATACCTATGTGCTGTATCTGAAAACCCATAACTTTCACTGGAACGTCACCGGTCCGTCGTTCCGCACCCTGCATTTGATGTTCGAAGAGCAGTACAACGAACTGGCGCTGGCAGTCGATTCGATCGCCGAGCGCATCCGTGCCCTGGGCTTCCCGGCGCCGGGGTCGTATGCATTCTACGCGCGGCACTCGTCGATCAAGGAGGAGGAAGGCGTGCCCCCTGCGGACGAAATGATCCGTCAGCTGGTGCAGGGTCAGGAGGCCGTGGTGCGTACTGCGCGCAGTATTTTCCCGGTGGTGGACAAAGTCAGTGACGAGCCGACCGCCGACTTGCTGACCCAGCGCATGCAAGTGCACGAGAAAACCGCCTGGATGCTGCGGGTGCTGCTCGACGGCAAGTAA
- a CDS encoding cold shock domain-containing protein membrane protein: MFKIVHLVTGVAALLLSLIPSLKTDATPFLQQPDAVYLALLGLLNLVLAPVVPLYYRGARQQLQHLACALLVVAVVLQTLTLLARPEMGNLAALVCAVLAVALHLAVGFARTPRKARSSQHAAQDVGSRDTGTVKWFNTSKGFGFISRDSGDDIFVHFRAIRGEGHRILVEGQRVEFSVMHRDKGLQAEDVVAVTRR; encoded by the coding sequence ATGTTCAAGATCGTCCATCTGGTGACGGGCGTGGCAGCTTTGCTGCTATCGCTCATACCCAGCCTGAAAACCGATGCGACACCCTTCCTGCAGCAACCCGACGCGGTCTACCTGGCGCTGCTCGGCCTGCTCAACCTGGTACTGGCCCCGGTCGTGCCACTGTACTACCGCGGCGCGCGACAACAGCTGCAGCATCTAGCCTGCGCCCTGCTGGTGGTAGCCGTGGTACTGCAGACCCTGACGTTGCTGGCTCGCCCGGAAATGGGCAACCTGGCTGCCCTGGTCTGTGCGGTGCTGGCCGTAGCCCTGCACCTGGCCGTGGGCTTTGCCCGCACCCCGCGTAAAGCGCGCAGCAGCCAACACGCGGCACAAGATGTCGGCAGCCGTGATACCGGCACCGTCAAGTGGTTCAACACGTCGAAAGGCTTCGGTTTCATCTCCCGCGATTCGGGTGATGACATCTTCGTGCACTTTCGCGCCATTCGCGGTGAGGGCCACCGCATCCTGGTCGAAGGCCAGCGTGTGGAGTTTTCGGTGATGCACCGCGACAAGGGCCTGCAGGCCGAAGACGTGGTTGCAGTAACCCGACGCTGA
- a CDS encoding SlyX family protein, with protein sequence MTLEMRMVELETRQAFQDDTIQALNDVVVEQGRVIDRLQLQMAELIKRHEEMVGQYGSEGEEAPPPHY encoded by the coding sequence ATGACACTGGAAATGCGTATGGTGGAACTGGAAACCCGTCAGGCGTTTCAGGATGACACTATTCAGGCACTGAATGACGTGGTCGTCGAGCAAGGGCGGGTGATTGACCGGCTGCAATTGCAGATGGCCGAGCTGATCAAGCGTCATGAAGAGATGGTTGGCCAGTACGGCAGCGAAGGGGAAGAGGCGCCGCCGCCGCATTACTGA
- a CDS encoding HIT family protein, with the protein MFVLDSRLQQDSLVLGEFALCQLLLSKDANYPWFILVPKRAGISELFELDAAEQQQLWQETTVLAEALKTSYGADKMNVATLGNVVSQLHMHVIVRRRDDAAWPAPVWGKCPSVAYTDDQLQAVRQRLRGLQLAGYQEA; encoded by the coding sequence GTGTTCGTCCTCGATTCACGTTTGCAGCAGGATTCCCTGGTGCTGGGGGAGTTTGCGCTGTGCCAGTTGCTGCTGAGCAAGGATGCCAATTACCCATGGTTCATCCTGGTGCCCAAGCGCGCCGGCATCAGCGAACTGTTCGAGCTGGATGCGGCAGAGCAGCAACAGTTGTGGCAGGAAACCACCGTGTTGGCCGAAGCGCTGAAGACCAGCTACGGCGCTGACAAGATGAACGTGGCAACGTTGGGCAATGTGGTCAGCCAGCTGCATATGCATGTGATCGTGCGCCGGCGCGACGATGCTGCCTGGCCGGCCCCGGTTTGGGGCAAGTGCCCGTCGGTGGCGTACACCGATGATCAGCTGCAAGCCGTTCGCCAGCGCCTGCGCGGGCTGCAATTGGCTGGTTACCAGGAGGCCTGA